From a single Prosthecobacter sp. genomic region:
- the brxC gene encoding BREX system P-loop protein BrxC produces the protein MKIHELFLKPVERAIDGVIKADDDRNLQTELEEYVVTRDVARGLGVFTDRYLTELTANGVWISGFFGSGKSHLLKILSLILDGQPLSTGVRPSDIVLPKIEDEIVKANLRKATAIPSRSILFNIDQKFDGIGGDHSAPILEVFVKVLNELQGYYGKQGYIARFEHDLDIRGDFVPFKETYLKVNGATWEKDREAIATARKAAFAKAYAEHFGVAETEASNLMRQVREDYRVSIESFAQMVKDYITRQPAGFRLNFFVDEVGQFIGQDSQRMLNLQTVAETLGTVCKGRAWVFVTSQADLDGILGAFKTRLDQDYISKIIGRFKTQLTLASDDVREVIQKRLLAKKEEEPEVLTDIYDREKDNLQTLYRFGDNSRDFKGWRGSDEFCGFYPFHTYQFDLFQLAIQQLSKHGVFTGKYLSVGERSMLAVFQEVAKTVRLQEVGHLATFDLMYDGISASIRGDMQTTIKMAERQLGEGIPIRILKSLFLLKWVREFKASPRNVAILLIDRPNLDIRAHEKAILKALAELESQSYLQRNGDLFEFLTDTEKDIEVEIKNTEIDESQVADLLATVLFSDVLRDPKIRYEGNGQDYSYARKLDDALIGREADIALNIITPEHPNHTDATTLAAQNTGKAELLTVLPADTRLTDQARLYLKTKKYVQQNTGGGDDTRKAILDQRSQQNGLRATTMRDMASEFLSKAPLYLNGSRLDSVGAGDARNRFSKACQELISFSFPSLRMLKGAYDETTLSQALLSQDDLLTSGTQTPSEAEQEILTYVMRNQNDGSRTSIEEIVRNFGKRPYGWYPMAVLTLVSRLFRMGKVELRAAELLDARSAFDHLKNTRQHGSVKVRLQEQFDATKVNALKTFHHDFFDRSNSGTDARSAGQFTAEALVAEIRDLTVLLDQAARYPFLEPLRPIVARLTTLAEKDYTYLLNHLADFQDDLLSAKDDFLSPIKAFMHGPQRNAFDEAITFLREEEANFAEVPAAEVQPLRDLAASLHPYRGNGVPTAKTAVAKLRGILADLLKAEREQALATLDTQQARLQAVEDFTALDEPGRTQVLALTHAAREAIQTARFVTGIRDRLQRYLTQDYPAQLALASRLAAPAPPPPGKTGEKSPPPPPVRYTSATSLRPLCSLPYIASETDLDQWLAALRTAAQAELDKGNRISL, from the coding sequence ATGAAAATCCACGAGCTGTTCCTTAAACCCGTTGAGCGCGCCATTGATGGCGTCATCAAGGCCGATGACGACCGCAATCTCCAGACCGAGTTGGAGGAGTATGTCGTTACCCGCGATGTTGCCCGTGGGCTTGGTGTCTTCACCGACCGCTACCTCACGGAACTGACTGCCAACGGCGTTTGGATCTCCGGTTTCTTTGGCTCGGGTAAATCTCACCTGCTGAAGATCCTGTCCCTCATTCTTGACGGACAGCCGCTGTCCACAGGCGTTCGCCCGTCCGATATTGTGCTGCCCAAGATTGAAGATGAGATCGTGAAGGCCAATTTGCGCAAGGCCACGGCCATCCCATCGCGCAGTATTTTGTTCAACATTGATCAGAAGTTCGACGGCATCGGCGGCGACCATTCAGCGCCTATTCTTGAAGTGTTCGTCAAGGTTTTGAACGAGCTGCAAGGCTACTACGGCAAACAGGGCTACATTGCCCGCTTTGAGCATGATCTCGACATTCGCGGTGACTTCGTTCCCTTCAAAGAAACCTACCTCAAGGTCAATGGTGCCACCTGGGAAAAGGATCGCGAGGCCATTGCCACGGCACGGAAAGCTGCCTTCGCCAAAGCCTACGCCGAGCATTTTGGGGTCGCCGAGACCGAAGCCTCCAATCTGATGCGGCAAGTCCGTGAAGATTATCGGGTCTCCATCGAAAGCTTCGCACAGATGGTGAAGGACTACATCACCCGCCAGCCTGCTGGATTCCGCCTGAACTTCTTTGTGGATGAGGTGGGGCAGTTCATCGGCCAGGACTCCCAGCGGATGCTCAATCTCCAGACTGTGGCGGAAACACTCGGCACCGTCTGCAAAGGCAGAGCTTGGGTTTTCGTGACATCACAGGCCGATCTCGATGGGATATTGGGAGCTTTCAAGACGAGATTGGATCAAGACTACATCTCCAAAATCATCGGGCGCTTCAAGACTCAACTCACTTTGGCCAGTGACGATGTGCGGGAAGTTATTCAAAAACGACTCTTGGCGAAAAAGGAAGAAGAACCCGAAGTCCTCACTGACATTTACGACCGTGAAAAGGACAATCTCCAAACACTCTATCGATTTGGCGACAACTCTCGGGACTTCAAAGGCTGGCGTGGCAGTGATGAGTTCTGCGGCTTCTACCCCTTTCACACCTATCAGTTCGACCTGTTTCAGCTCGCGATCCAGCAGCTCTCAAAGCATGGCGTGTTCACGGGCAAATATCTCTCGGTCGGAGAGCGCTCCATGCTCGCTGTTTTCCAAGAGGTTGCCAAGACGGTGCGCCTTCAGGAGGTGGGGCATCTCGCCACCTTCGATCTCATGTATGATGGCATTTCCGCCTCGATCCGTGGTGACATGCAGACCACGATCAAAATGGCAGAACGGCAGTTGGGGGAAGGCATCCCCATCCGTATTCTCAAATCCCTCTTCCTTCTCAAATGGGTGCGTGAATTTAAAGCCTCTCCGCGCAATGTCGCCATTCTATTGATCGACCGGCCTAATCTCGATATTCGTGCTCATGAGAAAGCGATCCTGAAGGCATTGGCTGAGCTGGAAAGTCAGTCATATCTGCAACGCAATGGCGATCTGTTCGAGTTCCTCACCGACACGGAAAAGGACATCGAGGTCGAGATCAAAAATACCGAGATCGACGAATCACAGGTGGCAGATCTGCTCGCCACGGTGCTGTTTTCAGACGTCTTGCGTGATCCGAAGATCCGTTATGAAGGCAACGGTCAGGACTACTCCTATGCGCGGAAGCTGGATGATGCCCTGATCGGCAGAGAGGCGGACATTGCTCTCAACATCATCACTCCCGAACACCCCAATCACACCGACGCCACCACCCTGGCTGCTCAGAATACGGGGAAAGCGGAACTCCTGACTGTTCTCCCCGCTGACACACGTCTGACGGATCAAGCCCGGCTTTATCTCAAGACCAAGAAATACGTCCAGCAGAACACCGGTGGCGGAGACGATACTCGCAAAGCCATTCTCGACCAGCGCAGTCAGCAGAACGGCCTCCGCGCCACCACCATGCGGGACATGGCCAGTGAGTTCCTGAGCAAGGCCCCACTCTACCTCAATGGCTCCCGGCTCGACAGCGTTGGAGCAGGCGATGCCCGCAACCGTTTCTCCAAGGCTTGCCAGGAGCTCATTTCTTTCTCCTTCCCCAGTCTGCGCATGTTGAAGGGGGCCTATGACGAGACCACCCTATCTCAGGCTTTGCTCTCACAAGATGATCTGCTCACCAGTGGCACTCAGACGCCGTCAGAAGCCGAGCAGGAAATTCTCACCTACGTCATGCGGAACCAGAATGATGGCTCACGCACGTCCATCGAGGAGATTGTTCGGAACTTCGGCAAGCGTCCCTACGGTTGGTATCCCATGGCGGTGCTCACCCTCGTCAGCCGCCTCTTCCGCATGGGCAAAGTTGAGTTGCGTGCGGCAGAGCTTCTCGATGCCCGCAGTGCCTTTGATCACCTCAAAAACACTCGCCAGCACGGCAGCGTGAAGGTGCGGCTGCAGGAGCAGTTTGACGCCACCAAGGTCAACGCTCTCAAGACCTTCCATCACGATTTCTTTGACCGCTCCAATAGCGGCACGGATGCCCGTTCCGCCGGCCAGTTCACTGCCGAAGCCCTCGTCGCCGAAATTCGCGATCTCACCGTGCTGCTCGATCAAGCCGCACGCTATCCTTTCCTTGAACCTCTGCGCCCCATCGTCGCACGTCTCACCACGCTGGCTGAAAAGGACTACACCTACCTGCTCAACCATCTGGCCGACTTCCAGGACGACCTCCTCTCGGCAAAGGACGATTTCCTTTCTCCGATCAAAGCGTTCATGCATGGCCCGCAGCGCAATGCTTTTGATGAGGCCATCACCTTCCTGCGTGAAGAGGAGGCCAACTTCGCCGAAGTGCCCGCCGCTGAAGTGCAGCCCCTGCGCGACCTCGCGGCATCCCTTCATCCTTATCGGGGGAATGGAGTCCCTACGGCCAAGACAGCAGTCGCCAAGTTGCGCGGTATTCTAGCGGACCTGCTCAAGGCCGAGCGTGAGCAAGCTCTGGCCACCTTGGACACGCAGCAGGCACGTCTCCAGGCGGTCGAAGATTTCACCGCTCTTGATGAGCCCGGTCGCACCCAAGTGCTGGCACTTACCCATGCAGCACGTGAAGCGATTCAAACCGCCCGTTTCGTGACCGGCATTCGTGACCGGCTCCAACGCTACCTCACGCAGGATTACCCGGCTCAGCTTGCCCTGGCTTCGCGGCTCGCAGCCCCGGCACCGCCGCCTCCCGGTAAAACCGGTGAAAAATCGCCGCCTCCCCCGCCCGTCCGCTACACCTCCGCCACCAGCCTGCGCCCTCTGTGCAGCCTCCCCTACATCGCCTCCGAAACTGACCTCGATCAATGGCTCGCGGCTCTCCGCACAGCGGCCCAGGCCGAGTTGGATAAAGGCAACCGCATCAGCCTGTAG
- the pglX gene encoding BREX-1 system adenine-specific DNA-methyltransferase PglX, with protein sequence MNTSALKTFAPAVRKQLMEAVTRKLDFALTAQTPDYLTTFAPQVAALRKLAQADRPGLNERVAYTWFNRLAALRFMDARGWHPFRARVLTPASAAETQPELLKLTRTGALPEELKSHTDSARLNDLLDGRIPSPDAQGEVYRHLVLAACRFYHALLPNLFEKLDDETELLLPDDLLTEHSVVHGFRTEISDEDCGDGQRANVEILGWLYQFYISERKDQVMARKSAVPTEDIPAVTQLFTPHWIVRYLVENSLGRLWLLNRPGSRLREHMPYYIAGENNAPGGSPDDFLKITKPEEIRLCDPAVGSGHMLTYAFDLLTLIYEEEGHAPTEIPALILRHNLHGLEICPRAAQLAELALVFKAREKSRRFFQPEHLVRPRIIELRDVRFAENELRDYIRALGLGDLFNQPMLRLLHQFEEAKNFGSLIQPCLDERAIADVRRAIEAKDLGGQLFLRETHLKVLRVLEQAEALTQRYHVIAANPPYMAAAAMNPQLKDFVETNWEAGKADTYSAFILRNLKLAYCGGRVAMITTPNWMFLKGFESLREQLLQETHISSLVHCGRGVWGGDFGSCAFVIQSSKNPEMPGVFKRLFKRPGEIQSNEEIEANFFNVADFPNYTATSSSFRGITGLPIAYWISKAFINVFQESEPLIKRFQTRLGLSTANNERFLRLWFEVAPSTIKMDAPSRDIALKSGKRWFPYQKGGAFRKWFGNGELLVDWSDDGREIKNFGADQGRIRSHNYNLDYIFREGVTWSDVTSGRNAFRYMPSGQLFDGRGSSGFAIGDTNWRVVLGLLNTSLSYETIGFINPTIAINVGEIGRIPYHKSLYQIADRIVSIVDECIFLARADWDNFETSWDFRDQPLLRPGLKGATLEASWRNWEAQSTAAIRRMQELETENNRLFIAAYGLDGELQPEVPEAQITLARAEARRDLAAFLSYAVGCMMGRYSPDHPGLILANAGDSLREFLEKVGKPLAELTFAPDEDGIVPVLDGEWFEDDIVARTRDFLRATFGEATLRENLRFIEDSLGKDLRKYFLNDFYKDHLQTYKKRPIYWLVQSPKKGFSVLLYLHRYTRDTMNLVLNRYLRDYQVKLRNRLPHLVQEQATASTAKAKTDARKEADKLTKILTECEEWERQTMLPLAQARIELDLDDGVKTNYLKLGEALAPIAGLAAKEED encoded by the coding sequence GTGAACACCTCCGCCCTCAAGACCTTCGCCCCAGCCGTCCGCAAGCAACTCATGGAGGCTGTCACGCGCAAGCTCGACTTCGCCCTCACCGCCCAGACGCCCGACTACCTCACCACCTTCGCTCCGCAAGTCGCGGCTCTGCGGAAGCTCGCGCAGGCCGACCGCCCCGGCCTCAACGAACGTGTCGCCTACACCTGGTTCAACCGCCTCGCCGCGCTCCGCTTCATGGACGCCCGCGGCTGGCATCCGTTCCGTGCCCGCGTCCTCACGCCGGCCAGCGCGGCGGAGACCCAGCCCGAGCTGCTCAAGCTCACCCGCACCGGAGCCTTGCCCGAGGAACTGAAGTCCCACACCGACTCCGCCCGGCTCAATGACCTCCTCGATGGCCGCATCCCGTCGCCGGATGCGCAGGGCGAAGTCTATCGCCACCTTGTCCTCGCCGCCTGCCGGTTCTACCACGCCCTGCTGCCGAACCTCTTCGAGAAACTCGACGACGAGACCGAGCTGCTCCTTCCCGATGACCTCCTAACCGAGCACTCCGTCGTCCACGGCTTTCGCACCGAGATCAGCGACGAGGACTGCGGCGACGGGCAGCGGGCCAATGTCGAGATCCTCGGCTGGCTCTACCAGTTCTACATCTCCGAGCGGAAGGACCAGGTCATGGCCCGCAAGAGCGCCGTGCCCACCGAGGACATCCCCGCCGTCACCCAGCTCTTCACCCCGCACTGGATCGTCCGCTACCTCGTCGAAAACTCCCTCGGCCGGCTCTGGCTGCTCAATCGCCCCGGCTCCCGGCTGCGCGAGCACATGCCCTACTACATCGCGGGCGAAAATAATGCCCCCGGCGGTTCGCCCGACGACTTCCTCAAAATCACCAAGCCCGAGGAAATCCGCCTGTGCGACCCCGCCGTCGGCAGCGGGCACATGCTCACCTACGCCTTCGACCTGCTCACCCTCATCTACGAGGAGGAAGGCCACGCGCCCACCGAGATCCCCGCCCTCATCCTGCGGCACAATCTGCACGGGCTGGAGATCTGCCCCCGGGCCGCCCAACTCGCCGAGCTGGCCCTCGTCTTCAAGGCCCGGGAAAAGTCCCGTCGCTTCTTCCAGCCCGAACACCTCGTCCGGCCCCGCATCATCGAGCTGCGCGACGTGCGCTTCGCGGAAAACGAGCTGCGCGACTACATCCGCGCCCTCGGGCTGGGCGACCTCTTCAATCAGCCGATGCTTCGGCTGCTCCACCAGTTCGAGGAAGCGAAGAACTTCGGCTCGCTCATCCAGCCGTGCCTCGACGAACGGGCCATCGCCGACGTCCGCCGCGCCATCGAGGCGAAGGACCTCGGCGGCCAGCTCTTCCTGCGCGAGACGCACCTCAAAGTCCTGCGCGTGCTCGAACAAGCCGAGGCGCTCACCCAGCGGTATCACGTCATTGCCGCCAATCCACCGTATATGGCAGCAGCAGCGATGAACCCACAGTTGAAGGACTTCGTTGAGACTAATTGGGAGGCGGGTAAAGCTGATACCTATTCGGCCTTCATACTTCGGAATTTGAAACTCGCTTACTGCGGCGGAAGGGTTGCGATGATCACCACGCCGAACTGGATGTTCCTAAAAGGGTTCGAGAGTCTGAGGGAACAGCTCTTGCAAGAGACTCACATTTCCAGCCTTGTTCACTGTGGTCGAGGAGTCTGGGGTGGCGATTTCGGGAGCTGTGCATTTGTTATTCAGTCATCAAAGAACCCGGAAATGCCGGGAGTGTTCAAACGCTTGTTCAAGCGGCCGGGAGAAATTCAGTCGAATGAAGAAATTGAAGCGAACTTTTTCAATGTTGCCGACTTTCCCAATTACACCGCAACAAGCTCGAGTTTCCGTGGCATCACTGGTTTGCCAATCGCGTATTGGATCAGTAAAGCCTTCATTAATGTTTTCCAAGAATCCGAACCTCTTATAAAACGTTTCCAAACGAGGCTTGGTCTATCGACGGCGAATAACGAGCGGTTTCTCCGACTTTGGTTTGAAGTAGCCCCGTCAACTATCAAGATGGACGCGCCATCGCGGGACATTGCATTGAAATCAGGGAAACGTTGGTTTCCATATCAAAAAGGCGGAGCGTTCCGAAAATGGTTTGGGAACGGGGAACTCCTCGTGGACTGGAGCGATGACGGTCGTGAGATCAAAAACTTCGGTGCGGATCAAGGTCGCATTCGATCGCATAACTATAACCTCGACTATATTTTTCGCGAAGGGGTGACTTGGTCTGATGTTACGTCGGGACGGAATGCTTTTCGCTATATGCCTTCAGGCCAGCTTTTTGATGGCCGTGGCTCCAGCGGGTTTGCCATTGGAGATACAAACTGGCGAGTTGTGCTTGGACTGCTGAACACTTCCCTGAGCTACGAAACAATTGGTTTCATAAATCCGACCATTGCAATCAACGTCGGAGAAATTGGGCGCATCCCATATCACAAGTCACTCTATCAAATAGCAGATAGGATTGTGAGCATTGTCGATGAGTGTATTTTCCTTGCCCGCGCCGACTGGGACAACTTCGAGACCTCGTGGGACTTCCGCGACCAGCCGTTGCTGCGGCCGGGGCTGAAGGGCGCGACGCTGGAGGCGAGCTGGCGGAATTGGGAGGCGCAGAGCACCGCCGCCATCCGCCGGATGCAGGAGCTGGAGACGGAGAACAACCGGCTCTTCATCGCCGCCTACGGCCTCGACGGCGAGTTGCAGCCCGAAGTGCCCGAGGCGCAAATCACCCTCGCCCGCGCCGAGGCCCGCCGCGATTTGGCCGCCTTCCTCTCCTATGCCGTCGGCTGCATGATGGGCCGCTATTCCCCCGACCACCCCGGCCTCATCCTCGCCAACGCCGGCGACTCCCTGCGTGAGTTTCTGGAAAAAGTGGGGAAGCCCTTGGCCGAACTCACCTTCGCCCCCGACGAGGACGGCATCGTTCCCGTGCTCGACGGTGAATGGTTCGAGGACGACATCGTGGCCCGCACCCGCGATTTCCTCCGCGCCACCTTCGGCGAAGCCACGCTGCGCGAGAACCTCCGCTTCATCGAAGACTCCCTCGGCAAAGACCTGCGGAAGTATTTCCTGAACGACTTCTACAAAGACCACCTCCAGACCTACAAGAAGCGCCCCATCTACTGGCTGGTCCAGAGTCCGAAGAAAGGCTTCAGCGTCCTCCTCTACCTGCACCGCTACACCCGGGACACGATGAACCTCGTCCTGAACCGTTACCTCCGCGACTACCAGGTAAAGCTCCGCAACCGCCTTCCGCACCTCGTTCAAGAGCAAGCCACAGCCAGCACCGCCAAAGCCAAAACGGATGCCCGCAAGGAAGCTGACAAGCTCACCAAAATCCTCACTGAATGTGAGGAATGGGAGCGTCAGACCATGCTGCCACTCGCCCAAGCCCGAATCGAACTGGACCTCGATGATGGCGTGAAGACCAATTACCTAAAACTCGGCGAAGCCCTCGCCCCCATCGCCGGGCTGGCGGCAAAGGAGGAGGATTAA
- a CDS encoding dynamin family protein, whose translation MEQIISQIQSAISQFETVLLPKLPMVSRDPDDAKELNKRLEELRRIEKEASQPPCFSIRFLGDTQNGKSTLINVLLGRKVLPEGHVGACSATIVRCRYKKQKDITIEFRYATEDDFKRDLEQKCQDAEQVLVEEESEAKRREVVCGLLGRFLRLFEIEAESVPNTAELISRCRRQSENFKEMALLGTVEKLVVGPDTEKAIQQNLSAKGQRAFIVDECLIEGAFSEWHPAMELVDMPGTNAFNPYDDQVNARLKQKVGGLAIVTKETQLHSTVMDWFKESSILPDVAGASERNQVRVFVLKTFVDQLNLDEEDERSAWEKTREYCEEIGKHLKKQIMSLVHQRYSALNEIEVLKGFVEQLPLHYLSPRVYRALDDDGLRNRVLGDPLNHTALADGFKRFDQKPVNTGIPTLKQDLRRQTENYIQSHFWNKLQLDYRKETGLVARFFRSQRVGIEQRLANKGAFIHEVNQGLRNELLRCVGSHHEATETKVVNLKRRFHEEFGGLLEQVAADFGTKTRRKLQDWMTLHWASLRCAGRKNGQHITSRGYEIDFNGDLADFCVEALNSSWISHRASLRKQLLDDLRLDFIPAMDKLVYQAKGQDDQRISLIESTYQDLVEQTRQNLDLQLEQYDAEAEQFDALRPALALQIRTFLQPTYSEIADEIGKGSSARMRNHLNDGVLRSIQKISHLVKDTVRQNWDGLTSAMEKSIDTFFEEIETGLQEQAERLERMAQHPSEGDEERVKQWLEMEQEVESWNAKEAA comes from the coding sequence ATGGAACAGATCATCTCCCAGATTCAAAGCGCTATTAGCCAGTTTGAAACCGTGTTACTGCCGAAGCTTCCAATGGTTTCAAGGGATCCAGATGATGCCAAGGAATTAAACAAGCGACTCGAAGAGCTGCGCCGAATCGAAAAAGAAGCAAGCCAGCCTCCCTGCTTTTCCATTCGTTTCCTGGGAGATACTCAAAATGGAAAGAGCACTCTGATCAATGTTCTGCTCGGACGCAAGGTGCTGCCCGAGGGGCATGTTGGGGCGTGTTCCGCTACTATTGTTCGCTGCCGATACAAGAAACAGAAGGACATTACCATCGAGTTCCGGTATGCAACCGAGGACGATTTTAAGCGGGATCTTGAACAGAAGTGTCAGGACGCGGAACAAGTTCTGGTCGAAGAGGAATCAGAAGCGAAACGCCGGGAAGTGGTGTGCGGGCTTCTGGGGCGATTTCTACGGCTTTTTGAAATCGAGGCTGAATCCGTCCCAAACACTGCGGAGCTGATCAGCCGTTGCCGTCGGCAGTCGGAGAATTTCAAGGAAATGGCTTTGCTCGGTACGGTCGAAAAACTGGTGGTCGGACCGGATACGGAGAAGGCCATCCAACAAAACCTCTCCGCCAAGGGACAGCGGGCATTCATTGTGGATGAATGTCTCATTGAAGGCGCATTTTCAGAGTGGCACCCCGCCATGGAACTGGTGGACATGCCAGGGACCAATGCTTTCAATCCGTATGACGATCAGGTGAATGCCAGACTCAAACAAAAGGTCGGCGGACTGGCGATTGTCACCAAGGAAACCCAGCTACACAGCACGGTGATGGACTGGTTCAAAGAGAGTAGTATTCTGCCGGACGTCGCTGGCGCGTCGGAGCGCAATCAGGTTCGGGTCTTTGTACTCAAGACGTTTGTGGACCAGCTAAATCTGGATGAAGAGGACGAACGATCTGCATGGGAGAAGACTCGTGAATACTGTGAGGAGATCGGCAAGCATCTCAAAAAGCAAATCATGAGTCTCGTGCATCAACGCTACTCTGCACTCAATGAGATCGAAGTTTTGAAGGGATTCGTGGAACAACTACCTCTCCATTATCTCAGCCCCAGGGTTTATCGAGCCTTGGATGACGACGGTTTGCGGAATCGGGTGCTCGGCGATCCTCTGAATCACACGGCCCTGGCAGATGGCTTTAAGCGGTTTGATCAAAAACCCGTGAACACCGGAATTCCGACATTGAAACAAGACCTTCGTCGGCAAACGGAGAACTACATCCAGTCACACTTCTGGAACAAACTTCAGCTCGATTATCGAAAGGAGACGGGCCTGGTGGCCCGCTTTTTTCGCAGTCAGAGGGTGGGAATTGAACAACGATTGGCCAACAAAGGTGCGTTTATCCATGAAGTTAACCAAGGACTCCGAAACGAGCTCCTACGGTGTGTTGGATCTCATCACGAAGCGACCGAAACGAAAGTCGTGAACCTGAAGCGCCGATTTCACGAAGAATTTGGCGGACTACTCGAACAGGTTGCCGCGGACTTCGGCACCAAAACCCGCAGGAAACTTCAGGACTGGATGACCCTGCATTGGGCCAGTCTCCGGTGTGCAGGTCGGAAAAACGGACAGCACATCACTTCCCGTGGATATGAAATCGATTTTAATGGTGACCTCGCGGACTTCTGCGTCGAGGCCCTCAATTCGTCATGGATCTCTCACAGGGCTAGCTTGCGCAAGCAGCTCCTGGACGACCTCCGGTTGGATTTCATCCCGGCTATGGATAAGCTTGTCTATCAAGCCAAGGGACAGGATGATCAACGTATTAGCCTGATCGAGTCCACCTACCAAGACCTGGTCGAACAGACACGGCAGAACCTCGATCTTCAACTGGAGCAATATGATGCGGAGGCGGAGCAGTTCGATGCACTTCGGCCCGCCCTCGCCCTTCAAATTCGGACCTTCTTGCAGCCCACGTATTCCGAGATAGCGGACGAGATCGGCAAGGGTTCATCGGCGAGAATGCGCAATCATTTGAATGACGGAGTCCTGAGAAGCATCCAGAAAATCAGCCATCTGGTAAAAGATACGGTTCGACAGAACTGGGATGGTCTCACCTCGGCGATGGAAAAGAGCATTGATACATTCTTTGAGGAGATTGAAACAGGTCTTCAAGAACAAGCTGAGCGGCTGGAGCGAATGGCTCAGCACCCTTCAGAGGGTGATGAGGAGCGTGTGAAACAGTGGTTGGAGATGGAGCAGGAAGTTGAAAGCTGGAATGCAAAGGAGGCCGCATGA